A stretch of the Arachis stenosperma cultivar V10309 chromosome 6, arast.V10309.gnm1.PFL2, whole genome shotgun sequence genome encodes the following:
- the LOC130934283 gene encoding uncharacterized protein LOC130934283 — protein sequence MAALAEVPWLDDDVRPPPPDADDREVTIPWGGWVYERPPARRRSRARAIVGTPSPSAPTAGPSSSTAAAPSSSTDPPAAPEPTYLLVQRLFRFLERERRHDHQEEDAEALVQQDAPDSTEPPQTHEEPVPQPQSEPAPIVVPPTDPPV from the exons atggcggccCTAGCTGAGGTCCCATGGCTGGACGATGATGTGCGACCACCACCCCCTGATGCAGATGATAGGGAGGTTACTATCccctggggtggttgggtgTATGAAAGACCACCTGCTAGACGCCGTTCTCGGGCTAGAGCTATCGTCGGGACACCTTCACCATCAGCCCCTACAGCTGGCCCATCATCCTCTACAGCCGCAGCTCCCTCATCATCTACAGATCCTCCAGCAGCCCCTGAGCCGACTTATCTCCTGGTCCAGCgtctttttcggtttttagagCGCGAGAGACGCCAT gatcatcaggaggaggatgcggagGCACTGGTTCAGCAGGATGCCCCTGACTCTACAGAGCCACCACAGACTCATgaggagccggtcccacagccaCAGTCAGAGCCAGCACCTATTgttgtacctcccactgatcctccAGTTTAG